A genome region from Euphorbia lathyris chromosome 4, ddEupLath1.1, whole genome shotgun sequence includes the following:
- the LOC136225467 gene encoding uncharacterized protein isoform X2: MDLDESDYYIVAEPLLFNNTSLSPFAGVGALHYMNSNSQVQCPLPAGPDPFDMAFSINQAKSIRLEGSTLLKLSYWTDIGSIAKDLKKHKDNLNFLLLQICISTTGHNICGASMTFCNYGLMAILLGATSLMVPKFA, translated from the exons ATGGATCTGGATGAATCTGATTACTACATAGTTGCAGAACCTTTGTTGTTCAATAATACAAGCTTGAGCCCCTTTGCTGGTGTTGGGGCACTGCACTATATGAATTCAAATTCTCAGGTTCAATGTCCATTACCTGCTGGTCCAGATCCTTTTGACATGGCTTTCTCAATCAACCAAGCTAAATCCATAAG GCTGGAGGGATCTACATTACTAAAGCTCAGTTATTGG ACTGATATTGGAAGCATTGCAAAAGACCTCAAAAAGCACAAGGATAATCTGAATTTCCTCTTATTGCAAATTTGCATATCTACTACAGGGCACAACATCTGTGGTGCTAGCATGACTTTTTGCAACTATGGTCTCATGGCCATTTTACTGGGGGCTACTTCACTAATGGTGCCCAAATTTGCTTAA
- the LOC136225467 gene encoding monocopper oxidase-like protein SKU5 isoform X1, with the protein MELVETEGSYTNQLVLDSIDVHVGQSYSVLVTMDLDESDYYIVAEPLLFNNTSLSPFAGVGALHYMNSNSQVQCPLPAGPDPFDMAFSINQAKSIRLEGSTLLKLSYWTDIGSIAKDLKKHKDNLNFLLLQICISTTGHNICGASMTFCNYGLMAILLGATSLMVPKFA; encoded by the exons ATGGAATTGGTAGAAACAGAAGGATCTTACACAAATCAATTAGTATTGGATTCAATTGATGTTCATGTTGGACAATCTTATTCAGTTCTTGTGACAATGGATCTGGATGAATCTGATTACTACATAGTTGCAGAACCTTTGTTGTTCAATAATACAAGCTTGAGCCCCTTTGCTGGTGTTGGGGCACTGCACTATATGAATTCAAATTCTCAGGTTCAATGTCCATTACCTGCTGGTCCAGATCCTTTTGACATGGCTTTCTCAATCAACCAAGCTAAATCCATAAG GCTGGAGGGATCTACATTACTAAAGCTCAGTTATTGG ACTGATATTGGAAGCATTGCAAAAGACCTCAAAAAGCACAAGGATAATCTGAATTTCCTCTTATTGCAAATTTGCATATCTACTACAGGGCACAACATCTGTGGTGCTAGCATGACTTTTTGCAACTATGGTCTCATGGCCATTTTACTGGGGGCTACTTCACTAATGGTGCCCAAATTTGCTTAA
- the LOC136225467 gene encoding monocopper oxidase-like protein SKU5 isoform X3 gives MELVETEGSYTNQLVLDSIDVHVGQSYSVLVTMDLDESDYYIVAEPLLFNNTSLSPFAGVGALHYMNSNSQVQCPLPAGPDPFDMAFSINQAKSIRLEGSTLLKLSYWGTTSVVLA, from the exons ATGGAATTGGTAGAAACAGAAGGATCTTACACAAATCAATTAGTATTGGATTCAATTGATGTTCATGTTGGACAATCTTATTCAGTTCTTGTGACAATGGATCTGGATGAATCTGATTACTACATAGTTGCAGAACCTTTGTTGTTCAATAATACAAGCTTGAGCCCCTTTGCTGGTGTTGGGGCACTGCACTATATGAATTCAAATTCTCAGGTTCAATGTCCATTACCTGCTGGTCCAGATCCTTTTGACATGGCTTTCTCAATCAACCAAGCTAAATCCATAAG GCTGGAGGGATCTACATTACTAAAGCTCAGTTATTGG GGCACAACATCTGTGGTGCTAGCATGA